CCATGTATCTGTATTCCTCTTACTCCcccgttctctcctcctccctgtagattCTGTGTAGGCTCATCAATAGCCTGTACCCGCGTGGTAAGGAGCCCATCAAGAAGATTCTGGAGACCCAGATGGCCTTTAAGCAGATGGAGAAGATCTCCCAGTTCCTGCAGGCTGCAGAGGTCTACGGAGTCATCACCACAGACATCTTCCAGACCGTGGACCTGTGGGAAGGTGGGCTGCACGTTCACTGACACATATCATGTCTCCATACATCCATGTGACATTGACATGCATGTCCAATAACGGGGACTCTCACAGTCTTGTCTCTGCTGAGCTCTTTCTGCCTGTACAGTACCTTCAATACTCACATTACATTTACAAGAACCTGTATAGTCTGGgaaccagtctgtttctgctaacATTCCACTCATTGTACTCCGTGTCATATGACACAGAGTGGCAGGAAGTGGAAtgatagctaaacagactggtacccaggctatttATAGTCCACTATATAGGTGATACTCCATGGAGACATTTAAAATACTTTTTGACATATGACTCAAAGGGTAGCTGTGTTTAAAGTTTGTTTTATTTGGAACCTGTTTGCCTGTTCTTTGCTGTCTGGGTGTGGTCCAGTGTTTGTGAGGACTGTTGCTATGGTTACAGGGAAGGACATGGCCGCGGTGCAGAGAACCCTGATGGCCCTAGGTAGTGTCGCCCTCACCAAGGACGACGGACATTACCGTGGCGACCGCGACTGGTTCCACAGGTAATGGAATGGCCACGACCCCTTACTTGGAAAACTCTGTGGCAGTGGTATCTTAATGTTGTGTGAGTGTTGTTCTATGTCTCAACTGTCCTGTCTGTCGTGGTCTGTGTAGGAAAGCCCAGGGTTACCGGCGGGAGTTCTCTGAGGACCAGCTTCGTCAAGGCCAGAGTCTGATTGGTCTGCAGATGGGAAGCAACCGCGGGGCCTCTCAGTCCGGCATGACAGGCTACGGATCGCACCGCCAGATCATGTAGAGACACCAGCCAGCCGCTCAGCCAGCTGCCAGCCGCTCCCTCAGCATGGCTGTGTACTCCAGAAGAAAGCTCCATCGCACCCCTGGAACCTCATGATATGACCCAACCACTTTTCCCCCTTCCCCAGAAGCACTAGCaaatcacacgcacacacacgctttTACTGTTCATCCTCAACCCAAACAGAGTGCTCCTTATACCCCAACCACAATTCTATAGACCTCAGTGCTTTCTGCTTCCCCCACCCCTGCTCTCCATCCATATGGTCCCACTCTCTCCATCCATATGGTCCCACTCTCTCCATCCATATGGTCCCACTCTCGCCATCCAAATGGTCCCACTCTCTCCATCCATATAGTCCTGCTAGCCATTCCCTTCAGTGGATGAAGTCTTCGTAATTCAGTCGGTACAGAGAACCCAAGATTGAAGTCATCCCTCTACAAAACAAGCAAATAGTATTTTACACTTCTAACAAATATTACAGCATGACAACGTTATAGCATGTTACACATTTTAATTAACTCTTTGTTTGTATGTACAGTAGATGTGTCTGAGTCATTGTATAGTCATTTGGGAGGGTTTGCTATACCTCATGAAAAGTTTAATGTGTAACCGAATGGAACTCAGTGAACGATGATGCCTCGGATGTCTTGTGTCAATATGTGAAGACTTTGCAGTAACTTCTGTAACCAAATGACCATCACATTGTGCCTGGTTAATATAGTAAAGAGACCATAAACTATGCCTTGTATAAGAGATGCTTCCCACCCTAATGCAGAGGAATTCATAGACCTAAATTCAGTTCTGTTTTTGTACTAACATTCTGTGCTGTGCATTTATTACTTATGTATAATTGATGTAATGTACTTGTATGTGCCCACTGTCCATGTGTGTTTCAGCCAATCCCATGATTGTTAAAGACCCACAGTATGAAAGTGACACTAGGATCATTTTGTTCCAGGCCTGATATTGCTtgaatgtgtttttttccccttcaaTGTAATTTGTCATGTTTACATAAACAAATATGTTTATATCTGAATCATTGTGTGTAGAAAACATAATAAATAGGTGAAAACTGATTCTGGAATCGTATTATTTTTCTGATCTGTGAAATATACTAAAGTCATTGCTCTTGGACATTTAGATCTTTGGTTTTCTAATATATATCCCAATGGATTTCCAGCATCAGGAAAGTATACCAGACTTCTAAGGAATGCTATCTGTGAAGATAAGAGAATGTTGTTTAAAACAATCACTCTTCCTAGGCATTCCGATGGGGGTAGGGACGGATGTAAAGGTTCTAGAACACTAGCTGGAAAGGTCAGAGTTTATGGCAATGGTCTAATTTATGGGGGCAAAAATTTTAACAACATTGTTCTATTGATGTTTCAGATATAGAAGATAAACACACGAGGTAACATCTCCCCATCCGGAGTGTCCCTACTATTGTGTTCTGTTGCTAATGATTTCAGGCGCTAGCTAAGGGATGTTTTATCCTACTTTGACATTAAAAATGAAATCCATTAGGACAAATTAGGCATCCGATATTAATCTTGCTCTTTATCCCTGATACTCCCTGCACATTTTCGTTTGATGACCTCATTCAAGAGGAGCTAGACAGCCACTCAAATGACTGTGCAGATGTAATAACCACAGGTCAGCATTGAAATCCTGCATGTATTGCTACAGGGAAGCAATACGGAACACCACCATTTTGTTGCCTTGCTAACATCCCTATGGTGATAGATACTGTACTCCCAGCACAGTCCAAGCTAGTCATTACAAATCCAGAGAATGGGGAACGTTCTAGAAGGGGACAGGTGATATGGAACGGTGAGGGCTGGACAGACAGAATAAGTAACCTAAAATAGCCGTTATCCTTGTCGAACCAATGAGGCGGCTGGCTTGGTGATTTCACTAGCTTTTCAGTCCTTGGTAAAATTTGTGTGGCCTTCTTTGGTGTCTTGGCTCTCCAAACATTCAGCTGTCTCCACCGCTCAGttcatatgcatgtgtgtgtctgtgcatgtatatgtgtgcgagtgtgtgggtgtgcattGGACATAATGCATTGCGCTGCATTAACCCACTCTTCTGTCTTGTGCATCTAGTGCTGAGAATACTCAATTGGAAGTCTTTGAAGCATTGGCCCTTGAGGGCCCATGATGGGGGTTAGACTCAGAGTCGCTCTCTTGCTCCTCCTGCTGGCTGTGAGGTGCATAGCACATGAAGAATTCAAGAAGAACTGATGTGTTAGTGGATACCCAGGAATACCAGGAGACCCAGGCCACAACGGAATGCCAGGCCGAGATGGACGAGACGGGTTCAGAGGTGACAAGGGAGACCGAGGTAAGACAATGGCACATCCTCCTCTGTTAGATAAGTCTCAATTGAAATCAGCCTTTCTGGTCCCATGCTGATAAATTTTTGAAAGTTCTTGGTCATTTTATTAATTAAAGGGGAAATCAGCATCAATGGACCAACAGGACAGAGTGGCCCCAAAGAAGAGAAGGGGAGCTGGGTGAGACTGTATTTGATTTTATAACAGTTATCACCACTGGCTTTCTCTAACAAGCAGTATTAACATAATTATATTATCCTTGAATCTGCAGGTACGGCTGGCCTGGCAGGAATAAAGGGAAAATGGGGTGAGAATGGAGAGAAGGGGCCACCGGGGAAGATGGGGCCCCAAGGAGTCTCAGGGCACATGGGCCTCAAGGAGATCAGGTTACCAGGACCCCAGGGCCAAAAAGGGATTTGGGGCCTCTGGGACCTGAAGGCCAGAAGGGGGAGATCGGGTTCCAGGGGGAGCGAGGCATCCAAGGGCCCTTGGTACCCCCAGGACGACCAGGTCCGAAGGGAGACCTCGGCCCCCCAGGGTTCAAAGGCAACATTGAGACGGAGAGCAAGGGAATCAGGCGGCGAGACAGGGGACAAGGGGGAGAAGGGGGTACATCCCTCATCCCAAAAAGTGCATTCTCAGTCGGTTTAACCGAATACACCAAACTCCCACCGGCAAACACGCCGATCAGGTTCGACAAAGTgatctacaacagacagaaccATTACGACGCACAGACCGGACGGTTCACCTGCGCTCTGGCTGGGGCCTACTACTTCACCTACCACATCACCGTGTTCTCCCGTAATGTAAAAGTAGCATTAGTGAGAAACGGGTTGAAGGATAACTACACGAGCAGTGAGTAGTTATCCACACCATGGATAACTACACGAGCAGTGAGGACCAGGCAGCAGGTGGGGCTGTCCTGCACCTGGAGAAGGGGGACAAAGTGTGGCTGCAGGTGGCTGGAGGAGAGCTCTTTAATGGACTGTTtgctgatgaagatgatgataCAACCTtctctgggttcctgctcttcgGTGCAGATTAGGCCCACATGACTCAGTGAACTTGCTCATGGAATGTTACGTGGAAAATTATTACCACCTGTTATAGATGAATGTAATAGCCTACagtaataaaacatgttttaatcAAATATGAATATAAATTACGTTTTCGTAATATTTTGATGCTACA
This region of Salvelinus alpinus chromosome 8, SLU_Salpinus.1, whole genome shotgun sequence genomic DNA includes:
- the c1qtnf9 gene encoding LOW QUALITY PROTEIN: complement C1q and tumor necrosis factor-related protein 9A (The sequence of the model RefSeq protein was modified relative to this genomic sequence to represent the inferred CDS: inserted 1 base in 1 codon; deleted 2 bases in 1 codon; substituted 3 bases at 3 genomic stop codons), whose amino-acid sequence is MMGVRLRVALLLLLLAVRCIAHEEFKKNXCVSGYPGIPGDPGHNGMPGRDGRDGFRGDKGDRGEISINGPTGQSGPKEEKGSAGTAGLAGIKGKWGENGEKGPPGKMGPQGVSGHMGLKEIRLPGPXGPKRDLGPLGPEGQKGEIGFQGERGIQGPLVPPGRPGPKGDLGPPGFKGNIETESKGIRRRDRGQGGEGGTSLIPKSAFSVGLTEYTKLPPANTPIRFDKVIYNRQNHYDAQTGRFTCALAGAYYFTYHITVFSRNVKVALVRNGLKXLHEQXVVIHTMDNYTSSEDQAAGGAVLHLEKGDKVWLQVAGGELFNGLFADEDDDTTFSGFLLFGAD
- the tagln3b gene encoding transgelin-3b isoform X1, giving the protein MANRGPSYGLSKEVQEKIELKYNLDLEARLVDWIVAQCGGNLERPQPGRQNFQTWLMDGTILCRLINSLYPRGKEPIKKILETQMAFKQMEKISQFLQAAEVYGVITTDIFQTVDLWEVFVRTVAMVTGKDMAAVQRTLMALGSVALTKDDGHYRGDRDWFHRKAQGYRREFSEDQLRQGQSLIGLQMGSNRGASQSGMTGYGSHRQIM
- the tagln3b gene encoding transgelin-3b isoform X2, which translates into the protein MANRGPSYGLSKEVQEKIELKYNLDLEARLVDWIVAQCGGNLERPQPGRQNFQTWLMDGTILCRLINSLYPRGKEPIKKILETQMAFKQMEKISQFLQAAEVYGVITTDIFQTVDLWEGKDMAAVQRTLMALGSVALTKDDGHYRGDRDWFHRKAQGYRREFSEDQLRQGQSLIGLQMGSNRGASQSGMTGYGSHRQIM